The Persephonella sp. KM09-Lau-8 nucleotide sequence ATTCTAAAAGATATACCGTTATCAAAAATCTCTTTTTTGGTGATTCTATATACTTCGACATTCTTTATAATTCCTTATTTTGTCTATTATAGATTCCTTCCCATAGATTCTTCTTTAACTTCGATACCACTCAAATTTATACTACTTGGAGCATTTGGGATTTTTCTATTTTTACATTATTTTCTTTTTTTGTTATTGGTATCTATGGATTTATGCAAGACTCAAAAAATATATATATTCGCCAATCTAACTTTTCCAAGAGTGAAAGAAAAAGGAATTATCTTAAGAGAGTTATACATTTGGACTTTTTTTCATATATTTTATCTTTTATTTTATCTTTTTTTATATTACTTGTTGGTTTTATAACTCTATCTTTTGAGCCAAATTTTGTTTTTGTCATTTTATTACTTTTACTCCCTTTTTTCTTATTTTTCTTAATAAGAAAAGTGCTTAGAAAACCAAAAATAGTATTTAAATGTATTAGGAATTTTATTACTTGTTCCAAGAGTATTCCTACGAAATTTAAAGAATTTTATATAAGCCTCAAGAACAGAAATATTGACCTCCATTTATCATGGAAATTGTTAGAATCATATCTTTCGCGATATTTCTTCTTCCATCTATCTATTATGGGAATATTGATTCCTCTTATCCTAAGCTTAAATCTTAATGACAATAACAAATGGATTCTTATTATAACGCTCTTTTTAATATATATTTTTATATTCTTATCTTTTCTACCTGTTTTAGAAAATAAATATTTAACCTCAACTATTCTAGTTATGATTTTTCCACCTCTTATGCTTATGTTACTTACTATAGATAAATATGTAATCTTGTTAAAGGCTGGATATTCGTTTGTAGGCGTATCCTCAAATCCAAGTGATTCTGTTCTCTTATGTATATCAAAAAACTCAAACGTATCTGTTTCACCGGGTATATACAAAAAAAGGTTAAGCGGAGAGCCTCCCCTTATCTTAATAAACAGTAAAAAAAGATTTGAGGACTATATATGTTTCAGGGATGTAAATGTTGTTTGGAACGGTGATAATTATGTATGGATAACCGAAGACGAAAAAAGTAAATTTCTAATTAATATTCCTAAAACAGCTTTATTAAATCATGAAGTAATGTTTTTACCAAAATCAGATACTAACTCAAATACTAACAACAACGAAAGGAAAAATGAAAAAGACAAAAATAAGAAATAATTCTTAAAGATTTTCACTATAAACCAGCTGGCCTAAGGAGAGTCCTCCATCGTTTGCAGGGACTTTTTTGTGGGTTAAAACCTGTATCCCTTCTTTTTCAGCTAACTGGATAATTTTTTCTGTTAAGGGTTTATTTTGGAAAACTCCTCCAGATAAGCCAAGTTTTATACCTTTCCCATTTTTTTTATAAACTTCTATAGCTATATGAGCCAGTGTATTTATAAATCTGGATATTTTTACTGAAATATCTGACCTATCCTGTATGATTCCCTGAAAAATAGGTTCCCAATTAACAGTTTCTTTTATCTCAAATGGATAAAAATCTTTTATATTCCAGTCATAAAAATTTTCCATTATCATTCCTGATTGTCCTTCATAGGATAAAATCTGTCTTATATCCAAAATAGAAGCTACTGCATCAAAAAGTCTTCCTACTGAGGAAGATAACGGGGAATTCAAACCTTTTTCCCATGTTTTATATAAAAGTTCAATCTCCTTTTCTTTAAAAGCCCTTGTGGTTGCGATATCTGGTAAATCTTTCCCAAAAATTTCAAATAAAAGTGATAGGGCAACCCGACGAGGTTCTTTTACTGCTTTTTCTCCACCTATAAGCCTAAAATAATCAAAATGGTAAACTCTTTTATATTCTTTGTAATCAGAAATTAAAAATTCACCACCCCACAAATTTCCATCCTCTCCATATCCTGTTCCATCCCAACAAACAGCAAATATAGGTTCGTCTTCTATCTGATTTTCTACCATTAAGGAAAGTGCATGGGCGTAATGATGCTGAATCTGGATTAATAGGATATTATTTTTTTGAGAAAATTCTTTTGCCCATTGGGTAGAGTGGTATCTGGGATGCAAATCTGCAATCACAACCTCGGGCTGAAAATCATAAAGCTCAAAAAATGAATAAATTATCTCCTCAAAATTCCTGCATGCATCAATAGTCTCTAAATCTCCAATATGTTGGCTTAAAAATGCTTTGTCATCAAATCCAATAGCTATTGTATTTTTCTGATGTCCTCCGACAGCAAGGACTTTTTTATTTAGATTAAATGGCAGTTTTACTGGTAAAGGGGCATATCCCCTTGAACGTCTGATAAAGGAAATTTTTTTGTTAATTATCCGAACTACGCTATCATCAACACGATTTTTGATATCTCTGTTATGGGTTAGTATGTAATCTGTAAAAATTGATAGTTTTTCAAATGCCTCTTCATTGTCTTTGACTATAGGCTCGTCTGAGAGATTTGCAGAAGTCATAACAAGTGGTTTTCCAAAATCATTCAGTAAAAGATGATGAAGAGGAGAGTAAGGCAGAAAAACACCAATTCTATCCAAATAAGGTGCCACTTCTTTGCTTAAATCTGTGTTTCCTTTTGATTTAACAACTACTATTGGTTTTTCAGGGGATAGTATAATGGCTTCTTCAAATGGTGTGATATCTGCATACTCTCTTATCTGATTAATATCCCTAAACATTATTGCAAAAGGTTTTTCTCCTCTTTTTTTCCTTTCTCTAAGGATTTTTATGGCTTTATCATTTGTAGCATCGCAAACCAAATGAAATCCTCCTATCCCTTTAATTGCAAGGATTTTTCCTTGTTTAAGAAGTTCTATTGTATCTTTCAAAGCCTGTTCTTTTTCGCTCACAAACTGTTTATCTGATGTATAAAGGGTTATGTGGGGTCCACAAACAGGACAGGCATTAGGCTGGGCGTGAAATCTTCTGTCTGATGGGTCTTTATACTCTTTTTCACATTCAAGACACATTTTGAATTTTTTCATAGTGGTATTAGGTCTATCATAAGGCAGTTTCTCAATTATAGTGAAACGGGGTCCACAATTTGTGCAGTTAATAAATGGATATCTGTATCGCCTGTCTTTCGGGCTATTTAGTTCTTTTAAACATTCATCACAGGTTGATATATCAGGGAGAATAAAAACTTCTTTTCTCCCTTTTGTGTCTGATTTTCTGATTTCAAAATCTTTAAAGTTTGATAAGGGTAGTTCTTCTATTTCCTGAGAAAATATATGGGCAAGGGGTGGTTTTTCTGTTTGAAGGGAGATCAGGAAGCTGTTTATGTTTTCTTCTTCTCCTTCTATTTCAATAATTACTCCATGGGTATCATTTATAACATAACCATTTAAACTATATTTTTTCGCCAGATTATAAACAAAAGGCCTAAAACCTACTCCCTGAACTGCTCCTGTAAGATGAATTTTCAAGTGTTTTTTCATTTACTTTTTTCTATTTTCATAGCATAAACAATTCATTATTTTATAGTAATCCTTCCATAAACCTTTCCTTTTTTTCTTAGCTTCTGCAAGAAGGTTTTCCAGATATTTAGGATATTTTTTCTTTGTGTATATGCAGGCATATCCATCTTTAATCACTTCTTCGTTATAAAGTTCTCCCTTTTTATTCCATATCAATGCAAGATATCTTTTGAAGTCTCCCTGACCTTCTATTTTAATTTTTACTTTATCTTTTGCGTGAAAATTTCTTTTGGCATAAGCTGTGGCTTTTTGTCCCAGTTCCCTCATTTTTCTTTTTGAGACTCCACATTTATCTGCATCATTTAGTAGTTTGTATCCTTCACTTTTTTCTGGAGTGTCTATCCATAAAAGCCTTAGCTTTGCTTTTTCTCCATTTACATTAACTACTATAGTATCCCCATCAGATACTTTTTTTACTTCTGCTGTGTATTCTCCTGGTGTGAGTTTTGCTGTTTTCTGATTTGTGCTTTTTTCGGAAGTTGTTATTGATTTTAGCAGTTTTGCAGCTCCGGGAAATTTAGACTCTAATATATACCCCCCAACAAGAATAATTATTGCCAGAATTAAAGAAATACCACTTTTTTTCTTCATAAATCTCCCCCAATTCAGTATTTCAAATAATTTAGCATAAATTAAACTTCAAGCTCCAAACTTAATAAATACATATCTTCCCCGTCTATTATCTGTAGATTGTATCCTTCGCAGAAGGGACAGATAAATCTATTATTTTCAATAATAAACTCTTTTCCACAGTCTTCGCATTTTGCCACTACATCCTGAATAATCATCTCCAACTGGGCATTCTCACAGATAGTTTTTTCTTTAAACGTGTCGAACGCAATTTTCAAAAGATGGGGCTCTATACCTGACATTTTGCCAATTTTGACAACTACTTTAGAAACAGATTTTGCATTATTCTGCATTGCATTCTGCTCTATCAATCCCATCAAGCTCTGAACTACAGAAAACTCATGCATTTCTGGTATGTTCCTTTAGTTTATCTAAAATCTTTTCTATAATAGGTAAATAAATATGCAGATCTTTAAATATCTTTTCAGCAACCTCCTCGTGATAAGTATGTGAAGTCATATTCCTATCATCTATCATTTCAAGTAAAGTTGTCGTTTCGTCTTCCGTTAAATATCCTGCTGAAAAGAAATCCCTAATACAACCTTTAGGAGATTTACAATCAATACCTGAATGTTCATAGAGGAAGTTTTTTAACGTTTTCCACATAATTTCAACTGTAAACTCGAAACGCTGAATCGTTGAGTCTCTGAAAAATGTATAGTAATCATCTTCTTTATGTTTTAAAGTTTCTTCATAGGATTCTTTTAATCTCCCAAATGCCTTTTCAAAATCTTCTAATCTCTTTTTTAAAGCCATCTTTTTCCTTTTTCTTTTACGGTTTTTCTTAAATACGGTGCATTTTTTAAATCCACTATATCTACTTTATAAGGGAGATTGCTCTCTTCAAGTATATATTTTAGCTGTGATAATCTTTGGCTTATATCTTTATTTGATTCAAATGCCAGATCTATATCTGAATGTTCTGTATTTTTTCCTTCTGCCCGTGAACCAAAAAGATATACTTTTACATTTTCATCTTTAAAAAATTCTTTTAAAAACTGCTTTAAATCTTCAATTGTTTTTATTTTTTGCGTTTTCATATATATTACCTTAAATATTTATCAATAAAACTTTTACTATCCAGAATTTCAATATCATCGAATTTTAAATCTTTGTCATTAGTAATCAAGCAATCGCATTTATACTTTTTTGCTAATAGATATTGGATATTATCTTCAAAATCTTTATTTTCTAATTTTAATGCTTCATATATTAGATTTGTATCTGGAGTGCAAATTTCCATTGCCTCCAGTAATAAAATTAAAAATTCTTTTATTTCATTCTCTTTCTTTTGCTTTTTTGCAATGTAATTTATATTTACCAATGTAATATCCGAGATATATCCTTCAAATAGTCCTACATCTACACTATTTAAAATTATTGAGGCTTCATAACTATTTTTTCTATCAAGCAAGAGGTCTAAAAGTATATTTGTATCTAAAAATATCTTCACCTTTAATCCTGAACTATGTTGTTGTATCTGTCATCGTTTATTTTGAGATTTTTATCTAACATGCCTCTAAATTTGGAAAACTTTCCTGTAGATAACATATTTAACAAATCTTCTTTATTCTGACATTGAGAGATTAATTTTAGGTATTCTTTATATGGAATGATTACTGCCTTTTTTTCTTTCTTTTTATTATCAATTATTAATGTGCTTTCATTCAGTATTTTTGTAAAATTTTTTTGAGCCTGACTTATGTTTAAAACTTTCATAATAAACACCTCAAAGATTATATATGTATATAATAAGTTTAAATCTACATATTTTCAATATGAGGTTATATGTATTTAACAAATCCTTGGCAAAAGTTCTCCTGCAGGTGGTTCCATTATTCTTTTTGAGCCATAAGGGGATTTCAGGATTACTTTTCCTTTGTAGTTGGAAATTGCTTTTCCTATTATTTGGGCGTCTTTTCCAAGTTCATTATTTTTCATAACTTCCAGAGCTTTTTCTGCTTCGTTTTCAGGAACAGCTAATATTAATTTTCCTTCGTTTGCCAGTGTATAAGGTTCAAGTCCAAGAAGTTCACAGAGCCCTTGAATTTCATCTTTTACAGGGATTTTTTCCTCTTCTACTTCTATTCCAATATTTGACTGCTCTGCCCATTCATTTAAAACTGCTGATAGTCCTCCTCTTGTTGGATCTCTCATTGTTTTTATGGTTATTCCTGCATTAATTAAATCTTCCACCAGTGGCCATAAAGAAGCGCAATCAGAGGCTATATCTCCTTCAAGCTCTATTCCTTCCCTTTGAGCCATTATACAGGCTCCGTGGTCTCCCATTGTTCCAGAAACTAAGATAACATCTCCTTCTTTTATGTTGTGTGCTGAAATTCCTTCATAAACTATCTCTCCAATTCCTGTTGTGTTTATAAAAATCTTGTCTGCTGAACCTTTTGGAACTACTTTTGTATCCCCTGTGACTATCTGCACTCCTGTTTTGTTCATTTCTTCTGCCATCGATTTAACAATTTCTTCTAATTCTTCAAACAGTAGTCCTTCTTCTATAATAAAGGAACAGCTTAAATATTTGGGTTTTGCTCCCATCATGGCAAGGTCGTTAACTGTTCCAGCTATAGCTAGTTTCCCTATGTTTCCACCTTTAAAGAAAATAGGTGATACTGTGAAACTATCTGTTGTAAAGGCAAGTTTTGAGTTCATGTCTAAAACTGCTGCATCTTCCATACTTTCTAAAATAGGATTTGAAAAATGTTTAAAAAATAGCTCTTTTATTAGTTTTTGAGTTTCTTCTCCTCCACCGCCGTGGGATAAGAGTATCTGTTTCATAGGCTATACCTCTTTATGTTTTAATACTTCTAATATAGCTTCTTTAAAAGCTGAGGATAGTTTTCTAAAATGTTATCTATAGTTTCACCAGCTAATAAAAAGTCTAAAATCAGATAGACAGGAATTCTTGTTCCTTTAAAAACTGGTTTTCCACCAAGAATATTTGGATTTCTTTCTATATATTTATATTTCATCTTCTTCTCTCAAATGGATTTATTATTACCGTCTTATTTTCAATTATCTGTTTATGCTGCATATCTTCACTGTACAGAATCTTACAATTATTTTCTAAAGCCGTTGAAATAATTAGAGAATCATAATAACTATATTTATACTTATGTTTAATTAAATGTGCTTTTTTTATGGTTGCTATTTCAAATTGAGTTACATCTACTATTGTCAAAATTTCATCTATAACATTTAGTGCATTTTGATAATCCAATTTGAATTTTTTGTATAAAATACTGGATAACTCATTAATGACTTGAGTAGATATCAAACAATTTTCTTCTAATAATATTTTATTTGCAATTATTCTTTTATCTTGTTCATCTTCCGAAAATGCATAAATCAAAATATTCGTGTCTAAAAAAACATATTCCATCTATCTACTCTCAGCTTCTTCTCTATCAAACTTAAAATTTTTTGTTTTAAGCCTTAATGAGAATAAGAAACCTTTTTCCTTCTTTTCTAATTCTTCTTTTAATTTTTTCAATCCTTCTTTTGTATTTTTTGCCTTTATTTTTAAATTTATGTCTTCATCAACTTCTATGATTATTTTTCCCATTACTAGTCTCCTTAGTCCAAATTTTCCAAATTTTCCTAAGTTAAATATATTAAACCAGTTCTAACTTGCCATATTTATAATAAGCAGCACAGGCTCCTTCTGAAGATACCATGCAAGAACCAAGTGGATTTTGAGGTGTGCAGGCAGTTCCAAAAACTTTGCATTCATAAGGTTTAGCCACACCTTTTAAAATATCTCCACATATACAAAGTTTATGGTCGTCAATTGGTTCATTTGGAAGTATATCAACGAAAACTTTCTCTGCATCTAAATCTGCATATTCATCTTTTAGCTTTAATGCTGAATATGGAATATCTCCTATTCCTCTCCATCTGAAGTTTTCTCGGGGCTCCATATATTTATTTATCATTTCTTGTGCTTTTGTATTTCCTTCCCAGGTAACAGCCCTTTTGTACTGGATTTCTACTTCTCTTCTGTTTTCTTTAAATTGTCTAATAATCCATAAAATACTTTCCATAATATCCACAGGTTCAAATCCTGCTACGACAACAGGAGTGTTATATAAATCAACAAACTCTTTGTATATTTTTGCCCCTGCTATTACAGATACATGGGAGGGACCTATGAAAGCATCTATCTTTGCTTCTCCACTGTCCATTATCGCTTTGACAGGGGGAGGAACAAGGACATGGTTTATATGAAAGTAAATATTTTTGATGTTCTCTTGAATAACTTTTTCAATTAGAGCCGCTGTCATAGGAGTTGTGGTTTCAAATCCTATTGCAAAATATATAACGTTTTTATCTGGATTTTCTTTTGCTATTTTGAGAATATCAAATGGGGCATAGACCATTTTTACATTTTTTCCCTTTGCCCTTTCTTTTTGGAGGGAGCTTTTTGAGCCTGGAACTCTAATCATATCCCCAAGGGTTGCTATTATATTATTCTCATCCTGCACCAATGCTATTGCGTGGTCTATTCTTTCTTTGGGCATTATGCAGACAGGACAACCAGGACCATGGATAAAGTCTATTTCTTCAGGTAGTAATTGTTTTAAACCATACTTCATTATGGTATGTGTATGTCCTCCACAAACTTCCATTATGTTTAATGGTCTGTCTGCTTCCTTTCTAATTAGTTTTGCTAAAGCTTGAATTCTTTTTGAATCTCTAAAGTCTTTGAGATAATCAACCTGTTGCATGGTAATACCTCATGTATTTTCTTTGATTTTATCTTGGACAAATCTTAAAAAATCTCTAAATCCATTTTCTATATCTGTTCTGAAAGGAGGCTCTTGTATATTACTTTGTTCTTCAAAATGAAAATGATAGGGAAAACTTTTTAATTTCTTTGCTTTTCTATCTGGAAAATTATCATATCTAAAAATTTTTCCATCGATACATTCCCAGTGAAAACCAAATTTATTTTTTAATTTTTGCGATAAAAAGGTATCAATAAAACTTCCGTCAATTAGGATTATTCGAAGTTTATAATCTTTTATATACGAATACCTTATAATTTCTTTAAATTCCAGCTGTGCAATCTTTTGGAGTTTTTCCAAATTAGCCATTTAATTTTTCCAAAAGTTTTTCTATTTTTTCTTTTTCTGCTTCTAAGTTGTCCAATAAAAAATAATCTTCGAACGCTTCTTCTTCTATAATTTCACCTTCTTTTGCTTTTTTGTCTAACTCATAAATATTTTCTACACTGAACCTTTTCTTAATTCTAAAAATTTCGCTTTCTATTTCTAAAAGCTTATCTTGAAGATATTTTTTCAAACTTTCTTTTATTAATTCATCTTCAGGTATAGACAATTCTTTTGCTATAGAAGTTATGTTTATCATTTCTTTCTCCTTCCCTTTACAAATTTTCCTCTTCCTCTATATGTTTTATAATCTCTTCGTAAACTTTTAAACTTTCAAGGGCATCTTCCTCACTCATTTTTGTCATTGCATATCCTACATGGATTAAAACATAATCTCCAACTTCAACTGGTTCAGACATAAGGTCTAAAGATACTTTCCTTTTAACCCCCATTGTATCTACTATTGCATAATTATCAGGAAGTATTTCAACAATCTTTGATGGTATTGATAAACACATCTTTATCCTCTCTGAATGAATTATTATTCATTAATTTATCATTATGAATAGATAATCTCAATAAAGAAGGTTGAAAGTTATATCTGTTAAGATATATTTTAAGATATAATACTTAAAAACAAATTATAAAGGTGCTTAAAATGGCTACAGTAAAAAAACTTATAAGCATGGAAGAAAGTTTAGCTAAAGAACTTGAAAATATCTCAAAAATTTTAGAAATACCTCAAAGTGAGATAGTGGAAAGGGCTTTGGATTTTTACCTTGATTATATAGATGGAATGATTGCAGAGAAGGTAAGTAAGGGAATAAGAGAAGGAAAAATAAAGGTTAAAGATGCTGACGAAGTATTTAAAAGGTTAGGAATAGATGTATAAACTAAAAATTTCAGAAGTGGCAGAAAAAGATTTAGAAAAATTTTCTGTTGATGAAAGAGTTTTTATAGCAGAAAAACTCAAATATTTAGCAGAAAATTTTGAAATTCTGAAAAAAACTAAAAAAGTTAATAAGCTCCAAGGATACGATAAATACTACAGATATATAATATCTCGAAAAATAAGGGCAATATTTGAGGTTGAAGGAAATAAGATTATAATCCTTATACTTAGAGTTGGCAAAAGAAAGGATATATATAAGGATTTAGAATTTTGATTATATGGAATATATAAATATAAAAAGAAGGTGGAGAAAATTATAAAAAAAATTGAAAAAGCAATTGAAATAATGAGGAATAGTATTAATGGAAATTTCATATGACCTTTCTAAGAACTTAAAAGTAGTTGTTGGTTTACTCCCATTTTTAACAATTGTAGTAGGTGTAATTATTTATATTGTAGGATATTTCATAAAGAAACACACTAAATCTTATTTTGATAATCATATCAAAGATGAACTTCAAAAAATGTTTAATGGATATAAACATGAAATTTATGAACATTTGAAAGATTTAAAGGATTTTAAGGAGTTCAAGGAAAGTAAGATACTTATAATAAACGATAAAAACAGAAGCATAGATAAGATGACATTATTAGCAAATTTTATAAACAAGGATGTCAAGGATCTTCATGAAATAGAGAATATTAAAAAAAAGGATATAGAAAGATATTCAATGATTATAATAGATAATGATGATGAAAGGATTAATCAAAATTTGGAAAAGTGGAAAAATCTTATAGAGAAAGTTCCTAATCATACTCCGATTATAATTTATGCAACAGAAAATAAACTAGAGTCAAATGAACTGTTTATTTTCAAGAATAAACTATTCACACCGGTTAACAGTAATTTTACGTTGATAGAAAAACTATATAATGCGTTCTTAATAAGAAAAGTTATGGAAGATAAAAAATAAGTATTTCTAACCTTTCAAAATAGAAAAATTAACACAAAATAAAGAAAATATAATTTATCTATATAAAAACTCCTCCTAATGCTATATTTTGCCTGTCCACAGGTAATTTTTTGTTTCTAAGGAGATTGTAGTTTCCTGAAAAATGGGGAAGAAGTTTTCCTGTTAATACTGGGTTTGTGAATATGTCTCCTGCCATAACTACATTGTTAAGTTTCAGTTTGTATAAAATGGAACTGCCTTCCTTTTCTATCCATTCCTTAAAGCCTTCTATCACTGAAAAGGCAAGCATTTTGTTATCTGTATCAGCCAGTTTAAAAGAAAGTGTGGAGTGAATGATTTTTCTCCAGTCTAAATAAAATTCCTCATCTATTTCCTCTAAAAAGTAGTCTATTCTAAGGCCTCTTTTTGCCTCAAATGATAAAGCCTCTTTTAAAAGTGCCTGATAAGGCTGGTCAAAATATGATGGTTCTTTATTAAAAATTCCCAGAAGATACGAAATCACGTTGAAAACTGCTGTTATACTGCTTTTTTCCTGATAGCTTTGAGAAGATATTTCTCCTGAAAACTGTGGAAATTTTTCTCTCCATCGGTTAATAAGTCTTTTAGCTTCTTCAGAACTTTTTTCTATCTCCTCTAATACCCATAAAGCAGTATCTTTCAGATTGTCGTATATACGAATAGGCAGGACTTTTATCAAAGGAT carries:
- the hypF gene encoding carbamoyltransferase HypF is translated as MKKHLKIHLTGAVQGVGFRPFVYNLAKKYSLNGYVINDTHGVIIEIEGEEENINSFLISLQTEKPPLAHIFSQEIEELPLSNFKDFEIRKSDTKGRKEVFILPDISTCDECLKELNSPKDRRYRYPFINCTNCGPRFTIIEKLPYDRPNTTMKKFKMCLECEKEYKDPSDRRFHAQPNACPVCGPHITLYTSDKQFVSEKEQALKDTIELLKQGKILAIKGIGGFHLVCDATNDKAIKILRERKKRGEKPFAIMFRDINQIREYADITPFEEAIILSPEKPIVVVKSKGNTDLSKEVAPYLDRIGVFLPYSPLHHLLLNDFGKPLVMTSANLSDEPIVKDNEEAFEKLSIFTDYILTHNRDIKNRVDDSVVRIINKKISFIRRSRGYAPLPVKLPFNLNKKVLAVGGHQKNTIAIGFDDKAFLSQHIGDLETIDACRNFEEIIYSFFELYDFQPEVVIADLHPRYHSTQWAKEFSQKNNILLIQIQHHYAHALSLMVENQIEDEPIFAVCWDGTGYGEDGNLWGGEFLISDYKEYKRVYHFDYFRLIGGEKAVKEPRRVALSLLFEIFGKDLPDIATTRAFKEKEIELLYKTWEKGLNSPLSSSVGRLFDAVASILDIRQILSYEGQSGMIMENFYDWNIKDFYPFEIKETVNWEPIFQGIIQDRSDISVKISRFINTLAHIAIEVYKKNGKGIKLGLSGGVFQNKPLTEKIIQLAEKEGIQVLTHKKVPANDGGLSLGQLVYSENL
- a CDS encoding thermonuclease family protein is translated as MKKKSGISLILAIIILVGGYILESKFPGAAKLLKSITTSEKSTNQKTAKLTPGEYTAEVKKVSDGDTIVVNVNGEKAKLRLLWIDTPEKSEGYKLLNDADKCGVSKRKMRELGQKATAYAKRNFHAKDKVKIKIEGQGDFKRYLALIWNKKGELYNEEVIKDGYACIYTKKKYPKYLENLLAEAKKKRKGLWKDYYKIMNCLCYENRKK
- the hypA gene encoding hydrogenase maturation nickel metallochaperone HypA, coding for MHEFSVVQSLMGLIEQNAMQNNAKSVSKVVVKIGKMSGIEPHLLKIAFDTFKEKTICENAQLEMIIQDVVAKCEDCGKEFIIENNRFICPFCEGYNLQIIDGEDMYLLSLELEV
- a CDS encoding HI0074 family nucleotidyltransferase substrate-binding subunit; this encodes MALKKRLEDFEKAFGRLKESYEETLKHKEDDYYTFFRDSTIQRFEFTVEIMWKTLKNFLYEHSGIDCKSPKGCIRDFFSAGYLTEDETTTLLEMIDDRNMTSHTYHEEVAEKIFKDLHIYLPIIEKILDKLKEHTRNA
- a CDS encoding nucleotidyltransferase domain-containing protein, whose amino-acid sequence is MKTQKIKTIEDLKQFLKEFFKDENVKVYLFGSRAEGKNTEHSDIDLAFESNKDISQRLSQLKYILEESNLPYKVDIVDLKNAPYLRKTVKEKGKRWL
- a CDS encoding PIN domain-containing protein, which encodes MKIFLDTNILLDLLLDRKNSYEASIILNSVDVGLFEGYISDITLVNINYIAKKQKKENEIKEFLILLLEAMEICTPDTNLIYEALKLENKDFEDNIQYLLAKKYKCDCLITNDKDLKFDDIEILDSKSFIDKYLR
- a CDS encoding type II toxin-antitoxin system Phd/YefM family antitoxin, with product MKVLNISQAQKNFTKILNESTLIIDNKKKEKKAVIIPYKEYLKLISQCQNKEDLLNMLSTGKFSKFRGMLDKNLKINDDRYNNIVQD
- the hypE gene encoding hydrogenase expression/formation protein HypE; amino-acid sequence: MKQILLSHGGGGEETQKLIKELFFKHFSNPILESMEDAAVLDMNSKLAFTTDSFTVSPIFFKGGNIGKLAIAGTVNDLAMMGAKPKYLSCSFIIEEGLLFEELEEIVKSMAEEMNKTGVQIVTGDTKVVPKGSADKIFINTTGIGEIVYEGISAHNIKEGDVILVSGTMGDHGACIMAQREGIELEGDIASDCASLWPLVEDLINAGITIKTMRDPTRGGLSAVLNEWAEQSNIGIEVEEEKIPVKDEIQGLCELLGLEPYTLANEGKLILAVPENEAEKALEVMKNNELGKDAQIIGKAISNYKGKVILKSPYGSKRIMEPPAGELLPRIC
- a CDS encoding DUF433 domain-containing protein gives rise to the protein MKYKYIERNPNILGGKPVFKGTRIPVYLILDFLLAGETIDNILENYPQLLKKLY
- a CDS encoding PIN domain-containing protein; translated protein: MEYVFLDTNILIYAFSEDEQDKRIIANKILLEENCLISTQVINELSSILYKKFKLDYQNALNVIDEILTIVDVTQFEIATIKKAHLIKHKYKYSYYDSLIISTALENNCKILYSEDMQHKQIIENKTVIINPFERRR
- the hypD gene encoding hydrogenase formation protein HypD, which gives rise to MQQVDYLKDFRDSKRIQALAKLIRKEADRPLNIMEVCGGHTHTIMKYGLKQLLPEEIDFIHGPGCPVCIMPKERIDHAIALVQDENNIIATLGDMIRVPGSKSSLQKERAKGKNVKMVYAPFDILKIAKENPDKNVIYFAIGFETTTPMTAALIEKVIQENIKNIYFHINHVLVPPPVKAIMDSGEAKIDAFIGPSHVSVIAGAKIYKEFVDLYNTPVVVAGFEPVDIMESILWIIRQFKENRREVEIQYKRAVTWEGNTKAQEMINKYMEPRENFRWRGIGDIPYSALKLKDEYADLDAEKVFVDILPNEPIDDHKLCICGDILKGVAKPYECKVFGTACTPQNPLGSCMVSSEGACAAYYKYGKLELV
- a CDS encoding DUF6516 family protein, coding for MANLEKLQKIAQLEFKEIIRYSYIKDYKLRIILIDGSFIDTFLSQKLKNKFGFHWECIDGKIFRYDNFPDRKAKKLKSFPYHFHFEEQSNIQEPPFRTDIENGFRDFLRFVQDKIKENT
- a CDS encoding HypC/HybG/HupF family hydrogenase formation chaperone — its product is MCLSIPSKIVEILPDNYAIVDTMGVKRKVSLDLMSEPVEVGDYVLIHVGYAMTKMSEEDALESLKVYEEIIKHIEEEENL
- a CDS encoding ribbon-helix-helix domain-containing protein, which codes for MATVKKLISMEESLAKELENISKILEIPQSEIVERALDFYLDYIDGMIAEKVSKGIREGKIKVKDADEVFKRLGIDV
- a CDS encoding type II toxin-antitoxin system RelE/ParE family toxin → MYKLKISEVAEKDLEKFSVDERVFIAEKLKYLAENFEILKKTKKVNKLQGYDKYYRYIISRKIRAIFEVEGNKIIILILRVGKRKDIYKDLEF